From a single Metopolophium dirhodum isolate CAU chromosome 6, ASM1992520v1, whole genome shotgun sequence genomic region:
- the LOC132946651 gene encoding uncharacterized protein LOC132946651: MSYGFMVKANEEIPVELLEKFGIPTSPVIYRGNENNKDVARHFIDSIVNIGQKIEKLLKTNTPIIFTIEQRRTHETCNTCNLCKTKFSHENHKVADHCHLSGKFRQSLCNTCNLKLQTPNFVPVFFHNLSNYDAHFIVTRLGYDTNSISVIPNSEEKFITFSKYISNFFTLRFIDTLRFMASSLSTLSKNLITPGFEKFRDSAKHFSTQDLPLVTRKGVYPYDYTDEWDKLEETSLPAKKYFYSTLDESHIKHEDFEHANTVWNHFNCQTLGEYSDLYLKIDVLLLTDVFENFRDLCIRTYHLDPSFYYTAPGFSFDCMLKYTGQQLELISDYDILLMFEKGIRGGLTQASMRYAKANNEKTPDYDPTQPKSWLVYQDCNNLYGYAMSQFMPYGGFKWVEPKLEGLNDLNDRSPIGRMYEVDISYPKELHDKHNDLPFLPKNSIPPGSKVKKLMATLESKKNYVIHYRNLQQAIANGLVVEKVHRVVQFNQSDWLKKYIELNTEMRKKARNDFEKDFFKLLNNAVFGKTMESLRKRFKMELVCSEKRLQKLINLTTFKHCTTYDETLNAVSLENKIIMFNKPIYIGFAVLEISKTVMYDYHYNVMQAHYRDKIELMYTDTDSLVYYIQTDDFYKDLENNSNLLDRMDTSDLPQDHPCYIAERKKIPGLFSDETNSEVMTHFCGLRAKSYSYKINGKEKIRAKGIRGHVVRNHMNFNDHYRCLFGDTTLDVMTENVSIRSFNHRLKTIKSTKLTYNSFDDKRVILEDQIHTLAHGHYSIEDTRTLEQAEAELIQLPEAEIDR; the protein is encoded by the exons ATGAGCTATGGGTTTATGGTTAAAGCAAATGAAGAAATACCAGTGGAACTGCTTGAAAAATTCGGAATTCCGACATCGCCTGTAATTTACCgtggaaatgaaaataataaagacgTGGCGAGACATTTTATAGATAGTATTGTGAATATAggtcaaaaaattgaaaaactactCAAAACAAACACCCCTATAATTTTCACTATTGAACAGCGGAGAACACATGAAACATGTAATACTTGTAATTtatgcaaaaccaaattttctcATGAAAATCATAAAGTGGCTGATCATTGTCATTTATCAGGGAAATTTAGACAGTCATTATGCAATACGTGTAATCTTAAACTTCAAACACCTAACTTCGTACcagtattttttcataatttatcaaattatgatGCACATTTTATTGTCACTCGTCTCGGGTATGATACAAACTCTATCTCGGTAATACCAAACAGCGAAGAAAAATttattacgttttcaaaatacattAGCAACTTCTTCACATTAAGATTTATCGACACACTAAGATTTATGGCCTCCAGTTTATCAacactttcaaaaaatttaattacaccAGGATTTGAAAAGTTTAGAGACAgtgcaaaacatttttctacACAAGATTTACCACTAGTTACTCGTAAGGGGGTATACCCGTATGACTACACAGATGAATGGGATAAGCTTGAAGAAACCAGTTTACcggcgaaaaaatatttttacagtacaTTGGACGAATCACATATAAAACATGAGGATTTTGAGCATGCAAATACAGTTTGGAATCATTTCAACTGTCAAACACTCGGGGAATACTctgatctttatttaaaaatcgacgTGCTGCTGCTGACTgatgtgtttgaaaatttccgAGATCTCTGTATAAGAACTTACCATCTGGACCCATCATTTTACTACACAGCACCGGGATTTAGTTTTGACTGTATGCTGAAATACACGGGTCAACAACTTGAACTGATTTCggattatgatattttgttaatGTTCGAGAAAG GAATTCGTGGCGGCTTGACCCAGGCGAGCATGAGATATGCAAAGGCGAATAATGAAAAGACACCAGATTATGATCCAACACAACCAAAATCATGGCTTGTTTATCAGGATT GTAACAACTTGTACGGTTACGCAATGTCACAATTCATGCCATACGGAGGATTTAAGTGGGTTGAGCCGAAACTAGAGGGTCTAAATGATTTAAACGATAGATCACCAATCGGGCGGATGTATGAGGTCGATATATCATATCCAAAAGAACTTCACGACAAGCATAATGATCTGCCATTCCTACCGAAAAATAGTATTCCACCTggttcaaaagttaaaaaacttaTGGCGACTTTAGAATCGAAGAAAAACTATGTGATTCATTATCGGAACCTGCAGCAGGCTATAGCCAACGGACTCGTTGTGGAAAAA gtTCACAGAGTTGTGCAGTTTAATCAGTCGGACTggcttaaaaaatacatagaattAAACACTGAGATGCGGAAAAAAGCGAGGAACGACTTTGAAAAGGATTTCTTCAAACTCTTAAACAATGCCGTTTTTGGAAAAACCATGGAATCTTTAAGGAAACGTTTTAAAATGGAGCTTGTTTGTAGTGAAAAACGTTTGCAAAAACTTATAAATCTTACTACATTCAAACACTGTACTACGTATGACGAAACCCTCAACGCTGTCtcattagaaaacaaaattatcatgtttaacaagccaatatatatag GTTTTGCAGTGCTGGAAATTTCCAAGACCGTCATGtatgattatcattataacGTTATGCAGGCTCATTATAGGGATAAAATTGAGCTCATGTATACTGATACAg attcacTGGTATACTATATTCAAACCGATGATTTTTACAAAGACCTGGAGAATAATTCCAATTTACTCGATCGAATGGATACATCAGACTTACCACAAGATCATCCATGTTACATTGCTGAGCGAAAGAAAATCCCTGGTTTGTTTTCCGATGAAACAAATTCAGAGGTTATGACGCATTTTTGTGGGCTCAGAGCAAAGTCTTATTCATATAAGATCAATGGCAAGGAGAAGATCAGGGCGAAAGGAATCCGCGGGCATGTAGTCAGAAACCATATGAATTTCAACGATCATTATCGCTGTCTGTTTGGTGATACAACTTTGGATGTGATGACGGAGAATGTCTCTATCCGGTCGTTCAATCATCGATTGAAGACTATTAAATCAAccaaattaacttataatagtttCGATGACAAGAGGGTTATACTTGAGGATCAAATACATACCTTGGCTCACGGTCACTACTCTATAGA GGACACCAGAACACTAGAGCAAGCAGAAGCCGAATTAATACAACTTCCGGAAGCCGAGATAGacagatag
- the LOC132947791 gene encoding uncharacterized protein LOC132947791 yields the protein IVIFVYRGNTHKFVIMDFEFTNIHKTSKVLISGAISNSLDRFKIRKLEGRPLYLPENGEVRPMKDREVLVAQKALARIFKTKTELRDICLDQLNQSLKAPVNSLNATYIKNYILRDNKINVIVVFGGSSDREILKRLGIRFPLLDMRCYDKYLNRQFYLQLEDVSNKRIIFEIEVGYYDKSGRILNLTESHNLICKKKHKITYAHDPRTDVIYTKCIFDYAVRNYRYENLIKHFT from the coding sequence attgttatatttgtatatagagGAAATACCCATAAGTTCGTTATAATGGACTTCGAGTTTACTAACATCCATAAGACGAGTAAGGTCCTTATATCAGGAGCGATATCGAACAGTTTGGACCGTTTTAAGATAAGGAAGCTCGAAGGACGACCATTGTATCTACCGGAAAACGGAGAAGTAAGACCGATGAAGGATCGAGAGGTACTAGTGGCGCAAAAGGCGTTAGCACGGATTTTCAAGACGAAGACAGAACTCAGGGACATCTGTCTAGACCAACTGAATCAGAGTCTTAAGGCACCAGTTAATAGTTTGAATGCGacctatataaaaaactatatactgCGTGACAATAAGATTAATGTGATAGTAGTGTTTGGAGGTAGTTCCGACAGAGAGATTTTAAAGAGATTAGGAATCAGGTTTCCATTATTAGATATGCGTTGttacgataaatatttaaaccgacaattttatttacaattagaGGACGTATCaaacaaaagaataatttttgaaatagaaGTAGGATATTATGACAAATCGGGAAGGATATTAAATCTTACCGAGTCacacaatttaatatgtaaaaagaaACACAAAATAACTTATGCACATGATCCACGCACAGACGTCATATACACGAAATGTATATTTGACTATGCAGTAAGGAACTACAGATAcgaaaatttgattaaacatttcacttaa